ATTTAAAAAGGGCAAGGATAGTGGAAATGGCGGCCATTCCTGAACTGCAGGCATAACCTTGGTCGCCTTTTTCGAGATCGGCGATGGAACGCTCCAATAATTGGCGTGTAGGATTACCTGTCCTTGTGTAGTCGTATCCCGTTGATTGGCCAATTCCTTCATGGCGAAAAGCTGTTGAAAAGTATACCGGCGGATTGACTGTTCCTGTCGCCGTTTCGCTGCGATTTCCTAATTGAGCAAGATATGTTTCAGTTTTGTACATGGTTTTCACTGCTCCTTTGAGTTATATAAAATAAAAAAAAGTCTTCTTTAAGAAGAAGACTTTGATTAAGTAAGGACGAGTCATTCTTCTTATCTTCCAAGTTCACAAACTTGTGGAATTAGCACCTTTTCATTGGTTTGAAACAAATGAAGGTTGCTGAGGTGTCATCGGGCCATTCCCTCTACCTCTCTCGATAAGAGTTTAGATTATTCAATTTCTTTTGAATTTACTATATATACAAAATACTGTCAAGAACATTTTGTGATGGATAATGCTTGGATGTTCATGACCAGGTCAATTGGAGCTTAGTGCCTCTACACTTTATGTGTCTAAAAAAAAGAATATCCGAATTTTCATATAAACATGAAGGGTCCAGAAAAAGTGAAAGGGTCAGCGGATATTTTTGCTTTAAAATAATAAAGTTTGTACAATGTATGGAGAGAAAGAATAATACGACATTATTCATTTCATATGCAAATGGTCTTCAATGAATAGTGCAAACATAGGAGGAGAACACATGGAATACAGAATCGAACGAGATACGATGGGTGAAGTGAAAGTTCCTGCTGATAAATATTGGGGAGCACAAACTGAGAGAAGCCGTAACAATTTCAAAATTGGTAACGAAAAAATGCCGATTGAATTAGTTCGTGCATTTGCATACGTTAAACAAGCTGCGGCAAAAGTGAACTATGATCTTGGTGATCTTTCGGAAGTTAAAAAGAATGCCATTGTCAAGATTTGCGGCGAAATCCTTGAAGGTACGCTAGATGAACATTTCCCGCTTGTAGTTTGGCAAACGGGAAGCGGCACGCAAAGTAATATGAACGTGAATGAAGTGGTCGCTAACAAAGGAAATGAATGGTTAAAAGAAAATGGTGATTCTGAAATCCTTCATCCGAATGATGATGTTAACAAGGCACAGAGCTCCAATGATACTTTCCCGACAGCCATGCATATTGCTGCCTTTATGGAAGTCGCTGAAAAATTGGTTCCTGCCATTAAAGCTCTTCGTGATACATTCGATTCAAAAGAAAAAGAGTTTTGGGATGTCGTGAAAATTGGCCGGACACATCTTCAAGATGCTACACCATTAACATTGGGACAAGAAATTTCCGGTTGGAAAGCGATGCTCGACAAAGATCTAGCGATGATTGAGGAAAGCAGCCAAAAATTATTGAACCTTGCACTAGGCGGAACGGCTGTAGGAACCGGAATCAATACAAAAAAAGAATTCCCGGGACTTTCCGCCAAACAAATTGCTGCTGATACAGGATATCCTTTTGTCACATCTGATAATAAGTTCCATGCATTGACAAGCCATAATGAAATCGTCTACGCACACGGTGCTTTAAAAGCATTGGCAGCGGATTTAATGAAAATTGCAAACGATGTCAGATGGCTGGCAAGTGGTCCAAGAAGCGGAATCGGCGAAATAGCCATTCCAGAAAACGAGCCAGGCAGCTCCATCATGCCAGGTAAAGTCAATCCAACACAAAGTGAAGCGCTTACCATGATTGCAACACAAATCGTGGGTAACGATGCTACAATTGGCTTTGCAGCAAGCCAAGGTAATTTTGAATTGAATGTATTCAAGCCAGTAATCATCTATAACTTCCTGCAAACGGTAAAATTATTGACGGAAGGCATTCATTCATTCAACAATAATTGTGCGGTTGGCATTACTGCAAATGAAGATAAAATCAAAGAAAATGTAGAACGTTCCCTTATGTTGGTAACAGCATTGAACCCGCATATCGGTTATGAAAAAGCAGCCAAAATCGCCAAAACTGCATTCAAGGACAACTCAACATTGAAAGAAGCTGCGTTGAAATTGGAGTTCCTGACGGAAGATGAATTCAAAGCATGGGTCGATCCTGCTAACATGGTTAATAAATAATTGAATGGAAATTCCCTCCCTTGGTATTAGGGAGGGTGTTTCCATGTGTTAAAATAATGGAACCAACAAATACTGAGATCATAAGTATCGGGAACAGGAGGAAAAACAATGTCTTTATGCCCGCTTTGCAACGGTCTGAGAAAAATTCATGTGAATTGCCCGGAATGCGGCAGTGATCTTGAAGATAAAGGGAAATTCATGGACTACGCTGATGATTACAGTGCTTATAT
The DNA window shown above is from Peribacillus sp. FSL P2-0133 and carries:
- the fumC gene encoding class II fumarate hydratase, with amino-acid sequence MEYRIERDTMGEVKVPADKYWGAQTERSRNNFKIGNEKMPIELVRAFAYVKQAAAKVNYDLGDLSEVKKNAIVKICGEILEGTLDEHFPLVVWQTGSGTQSNMNVNEVVANKGNEWLKENGDSEILHPNDDVNKAQSSNDTFPTAMHIAAFMEVAEKLVPAIKALRDTFDSKEKEFWDVVKIGRTHLQDATPLTLGQEISGWKAMLDKDLAMIEESSQKLLNLALGGTAVGTGINTKKEFPGLSAKQIAADTGYPFVTSDNKFHALTSHNEIVYAHGALKALAADLMKIANDVRWLASGPRSGIGEIAIPENEPGSSIMPGKVNPTQSEALTMIATQIVGNDATIGFAASQGNFELNVFKPVIIYNFLQTVKLLTEGIHSFNNNCAVGITANEDKIKENVERSLMLVTALNPHIGYEKAAKIAKTAFKDNSTLKEAALKLEFLTEDEFKAWVDPANMVNK